In one Columba livia isolate bColLiv1 breed racing homer chromosome 23, bColLiv1.pat.W.v2, whole genome shotgun sequence genomic region, the following are encoded:
- the LOC135576190 gene encoding feather keratin 1-like, which produces MSCYNPCLPCQPSGPTPLANSCNEPCVQQCQDSRVFIQPSPVVVTLPGPILSSFPQNTAVGSSTSAAVGSILSSQGVPINSGGFGLSGLGSGICGTRRCFPC; this is translated from the coding sequence atgtcctgctacaacccgtgcctgccctgccagccttCTGGCCCAACCccactggccaacagctgcaatgagccctgtgtccagcagtgccaggatTCCAGAGTTTTCATCCAACCGTCCCCCGTGGTGGTGACCCTacctggccccatcctcagctccttcccgcaGAACACCGCCGTGGGATCCTCCACCTCCGCTGCcgttggcagcatcctcagctctcagGGAGTGCCCATCAACTCCGGGGGCTTTGGTCTCTCTGGCTTGGGCAGCGGCATCTGTGGCACGAGGAGGTGTTTCCCCTGCTAA
- the LOC135576109 gene encoding feather keratin 1-like, producing MGKGREPKVNYQPEDMSCYNPCLPCQSSGPTPLANSCNEPCVQQCQDSRVFIQPSPVVVTLPGPILSSFPQNTAVGSSTSAAVGSILSSQGVPINSGGFGLSGLGSGICGTRRRFPC from the exons ATGGGCAAGGGAAGGGAACCAAAG GTGAACTACCAGCCAGaagacatgtcctgctacaacccctgcctgccctgccagtcCTCTGGCCCAACCccactggccaacagctgcaatgagccctgtgtccagcagtgccaggactccagAGTCTTCATCCAGCCGTCCcctgtggtggtgaccctgcccggccccatcctcagctccttcccgcaGAACACCGCCGTGGGATCCTCCACCTCCGCTGCcgttggcagcatcctcagctctcagGGAGTGCCCATCAACTCTGGGGGCTTTGGTCTCTCTGGCTTGGGCAGCGGCATCTGCGGCACAAGGAGGCGTTTCCCCTGCTAA
- the LOC135576110 gene encoding feather keratin 1-like, translating into MGKGREPKVNYQPEDMSCYNPCLPCQSSGPTPLANSCNEPCVQQCQDSRVFIQPSPVVVTLPGPILSSFPQNTAVGSSTSAAVGSILSSQGVPINSGGFGLSGLGSGICGTRRRFPC; encoded by the exons ATGGGCAAGGGAAGGGAACCAAAG GTGAACTACCAGCCAGaagacatgtcctgctacaacccctgcctgccctgccagtcCTCTGGCCCaaccccgctggccaacagctgcaatgagccctgtgtccagcagtgccaggactccagAGTCTTCATCCAGCCGTCCCccgtggtggtgaccctgcccggccccatcctcagctccttcccgcaGAACACCGCCGTGGGATCCTCCACCTCCGCTGCcgttggcagcatcctcagctctcagGGAGTGCCCATCAACTCCGGGGGCTTTGGTCTCTCTGGCTTGGGCAGCGGCATCTGCGGCACAAGGAGGCGTTTCCCCTGCTAA
- the LOC135576189 gene encoding feather keratin 1-like has translation MSCYNPCLPCQPSGPTPLANSCNEPCVQQCQDSRVFIQPSPVVVTLPGPILSSFPQNTAVGSSTSAAVGSILSSQGVPINSGGFGLSGLGSGICGTRRCFPC, from the coding sequence atgtcctgctacaacccgtgcctgccctgccagccttCTGGCCCAACCccactggccaacagctgcaatgagccctgtgtccagcagtgccaggatTCCAGAGTTTTCATCCAACCGTCCCCCGTGGTGGTGACCCTAcccggccccatcctcagctccttcccgcaGAACACCGCCGTGGGATCCTCCACCTCCGCTGCcgttggcagcatcctcagctctcagGGAGTGCCCATCAACTCCGGGGGCTTTGGTCTCTCTGGCTTGGGCAGCGGCATCTGTGGCACAAGGAGGTGTTTCCCCTGCTAA